The genomic stretch ATATTGTGACAGCAGATATTGTCTCAAAAGAAAATCTCTCACACCCTGATCAATACATCTATAGCGCACAAGAATTTTCCCTTTTAAAAAACTTTAGAGAGCTTACCCGCAAAAAACAGCAAGCGATTTGGTGTCTAATCTCTGACTAGACCAAAACGCACAGCAACATTCTTCGCGCATAGAGCCCTTTTGTTAAAATTGATGCCCCCTCACCATACTTTAAAAGACGCGACAAACAACCCCACCCCTAAAACATTCAACACTCTCTCTTACAAAAAAATACCCCAATGCGTAAAATCTATAAACCCAATATCAGCCTCAAAAAGTAGTGTTTCACAAAATAAGAGGATAATTCTTGCGATACAAAAAAAATTTCATTTTCCAAATAATTTCATTTTTCTTGCCAATCTCCTGAAATTCCTTTATTGATGAACACGTGTTTTGATCGTCCACGCAACGGTCAATAAGGAGTTGGATTCCTTAAAACTTAACGCATAAACAATTATGGCTATCCCGGAAATTCCGGGGGCTTTTGTTATGTCCAAGTGCGATAAGCACTAAAAACAAGAGACTGTTTAAGTTCAGTGAATCCAACCTCCCGGAATACCCATGCGAGGGCGCTCGCAACCGGAGGGGAAATAAAGTGCAAACCAAAAATTCACAATTTCAAACCAAAAACCCACATTTTATTGATATTGCGATTGGCAAAAGAATTCGTCAAAGACGCATGGCCATGGAGCTTACTCAAAAGGCATTAGGGAATTCTTTAGGGGTGAGTTTCCAACAAATTCAAAAATATGAAAAAGGTTTAAACCGTGTAAGCGCAAGCTGTTTACTAGAAATCGCTACACAACTACAAGTTCCAATAAGCTTTTTTTATGCGGATCTTTTAACAAAGGATATTGTCTCAAAAGACCATCACGCACACCCTGATCAATACATCTATAGCGCACAAGAATTTTCCCTTTTAAA from Bartonella kosoyi encodes the following:
- a CDS encoding helix-turn-helix domain-containing protein, whose amino-acid sequence is MQTKNSQFQTKNPHFIDIAIGKRIRQRRMAMELTQKALGNSLGVSFQQIQKYEKGLNRVSASCLLEIATQLQVPISFFYADLLTKDIVSKDHHAHPDQYIYSAQEFSLLKNFRELTRKKQQAIWCLISD